In Arachis stenosperma cultivar V10309 chromosome 1, arast.V10309.gnm1.PFL2, whole genome shotgun sequence, one DNA window encodes the following:
- the LOC130933604 gene encoding uncharacterized protein LOC130933604 → MTVSDQDEIKQFGEWLLKVCDGLICDNMDGFFKARTILAPTLDIVEEVNNHLMAIILGGKKIYLSSDSICIGEENMESQLDLYGPELLNSINCSALPPHKLILKVGVSVMLPRNIDQSSGLCNGTRLKVRKLRNHVIECEVLTGNNVGHITLISRMNMVPTNETIPVRFQRRQFS, encoded by the exons ATGACTGTTTCAGATCAAGATGAGATAAAGCAATTTGGTGAGTGGTTATTGAAAGTTTGTGATGGTCTAATATGTGACAATATGGATG GATTTTTCAAAGCAAGAACTATACTGGCTCCCACGCTGGACATCGTTGAAGAGGTCAACAACCATCTGATGGCTATCATTCTTGGAgggaaaaaaatatatcttagTTCGGATTCGATTTGtattggtgaagagaatatggAGAGTCAACTAGATCTTTATGGTCCTGAATTACTGAATAGCATAAATTGCTCTGCTTTGCCTCCACATAAATTAATACTCAAAGTTGGTGTTTCGGTGATGTTACCGAGAAATATTGACCAATCCAGTGGTCTTTGTAATGGTACAAGGCTAAAAGTTAGGAAACTTAGAAATCATGTCATAGAATGTGAAGTCTTAACAGGTAACAATGTTGGTCATATTACTTTGATTTCAAGAATGAATATGGTACCAACAAATGAAACCATCCCAGTTAGATTCCAACGAAGACAGTTTTCATAG